One region of Rhizobium sp. WYJ-E13 genomic DNA includes:
- a CDS encoding glycosyltransferase, producing the protein MVQYLVALIPTLLVLAFFCLGPFNWSRHRTWTRAVTCLFVAAVVLRYMFWRLTETVLPYPNDGLNFYWVWILFVVEILACVEVVLFLILMSRYVDRSGEADRLARVFFERDERELPAVDVFIPTYNEPLDVLERTIIGARALDYPADKLNVYVLDDQRRDWLKAYCEEKNVIHITRGDNKHAKAGNMNNGLKVSSGEFIAVFDADFVPYRHFLRRTLPFFCDDSIGIVQTPQHFFNVDPVQSNLGLENIWPDEQRLFFDEIAPSRDAWDVSFCCGSCSIARRKAIDTIDGFPTESITEDLLTTLSMLNKGYKTRYLNERLSMGLAAENLTGYFVQRERWCQGGIQTLYLYNGPLRGPGLTLFQRIMFLPISWLVQYPVRFMILLVPIVYLWFGMLPLYFTDIADYVSHQVPLLAAYFLLMLWITPTRYLPVVSSAVGTFAAFRMLPTVVSSLVRPFGKPFRVTPKGSGNESNLFDRYSFAWIASLIAVTVLGLLVNIVPETSHIQGQFSTIAACWSGINIVVLLIASLICFEKPRRLFDAFKLDETATVDDIPGRVVSLALDKAVVAVPIMARFQSKTVMLKLAGFTPIKAELRQVTQRRRSISRSGDKQAYYMHLYFELSGAARDSMIVKLYTGHYSQDIPDIDKVAVSLNLLLRSFGRTRTL; encoded by the coding sequence GTGGTTCAGTATCTTGTAGCGCTGATCCCAACCCTTCTCGTTTTGGCCTTCTTTTGCCTCGGGCCGTTCAATTGGTCGCGCCATCGCACCTGGACACGGGCGGTGACCTGCTTGTTTGTGGCAGCAGTTGTATTGCGATACATGTTCTGGCGCTTGACCGAGACTGTCCTTCCCTATCCCAACGACGGCCTGAATTTCTATTGGGTCTGGATCCTTTTTGTGGTCGAGATTCTCGCCTGCGTCGAGGTGGTCCTATTTTTGATATTGATGAGCCGCTACGTCGATCGAAGCGGAGAAGCCGACAGGTTGGCTCGCGTTTTCTTTGAGCGAGACGAGCGTGAACTGCCGGCTGTAGATGTTTTCATTCCTACCTATAACGAGCCGCTCGACGTGCTTGAGCGAACCATCATCGGCGCGCGTGCGCTGGATTATCCCGCCGACAAATTGAACGTATATGTGCTTGACGACCAGCGCCGGGACTGGCTCAAGGCCTATTGCGAGGAGAAGAACGTCATCCATATCACGCGCGGCGACAACAAGCACGCCAAAGCAGGCAATATGAATAATGGGCTGAAGGTGAGCTCGGGCGAGTTTATTGCAGTCTTCGACGCGGATTTTGTTCCCTATCGACATTTCCTTCGCCGGACGCTGCCCTTCTTTTGCGATGATAGCATCGGCATCGTCCAGACACCTCAACATTTCTTCAATGTCGATCCGGTGCAATCGAACCTGGGCCTGGAGAATATCTGGCCAGACGAGCAGCGCCTGTTCTTCGATGAGATCGCGCCGAGCCGAGACGCCTGGGACGTCAGTTTCTGTTGCGGGTCATGCTCCATTGCGCGCCGCAAGGCCATCGACACCATAGACGGGTTTCCGACGGAGTCGATCACAGAAGACCTGCTGACAACCCTTTCAATGCTCAATAAAGGCTACAAGACGCGCTATCTGAATGAGCGGTTGTCGATGGGATTGGCCGCCGAAAACCTGACAGGTTATTTTGTGCAGCGCGAACGGTGGTGTCAGGGGGGTATTCAAACTCTTTACCTGTACAATGGCCCGCTGCGCGGACCCGGATTGACGCTCTTTCAACGGATCATGTTCCTGCCGATATCATGGCTGGTACAGTATCCGGTCCGCTTCATGATATTGCTCGTCCCGATCGTCTATCTCTGGTTCGGCATGCTCCCGCTCTATTTCACGGATATCGCTGATTACGTGTCGCATCAGGTGCCGCTGCTGGCGGCGTATTTTCTGCTTATGCTGTGGATCACGCCGACGCGTTATCTGCCTGTGGTCTCCAGCGCAGTCGGGACCTTTGCGGCATTCCGCATGTTGCCTACCGTGGTCTCCAGCCTGGTGAGGCCATTTGGCAAGCCGTTCAGGGTGACGCCGAAGGGCAGCGGCAACGAGTCGAACCTGTTCGACCGTTACAGTTTCGCATGGATCGCAAGCCTGATCGCGGTCACCGTCCTGGGTCTGCTGGTCAACATCGTGCCGGAAACCTCGCATATACAGGGTCAGTTTTCGACGATCGCCGCCTGTTGGTCAGGTATCAATATCGTTGTCTTGCTCATCGCGTCCCTGATCTGTTTTGAGAAGCCTCGACGCCTGTTTGATGCGTTCAAACTCGATGAAACCGCCACGGTCGACGATATCCCCGGCCGAGTCGTAAGTTTGGCGCTGGACAAGGCGGTCGTTGCTGTCCCCATCATGGCGCGATTTCAATCCAAAACGGTCATGCTGAAACTCGCCGGCTTCACCCCGATCAAGGCAGAGCTCAGGCAGGTCACTCAACGACGAAGGAGCATAAGTCGCAGCGGCGATAAGCAAGCCTATTACATGCACCTGTATTTCGAACTCAGTGGCGCCGCTCGCGACAGCATGATTGTGAAACTCTACACTGGTCACTATTCGCAGGACATTCCCGACATCGACAAGGTCGCCGTTTCCCTTAATCTCTTGCTGCGCTCGTTCGGGCGAACGCGCACATTGTAG
- a CDS encoding HlyD family secretion protein — MIWNHRITRILVGLLILALVIIVSLPAITGFTSLDGTVNARFAVVNAPIDGTIAEEPLKVGSPAKGGQALAEIRNPRVNRAILASLEADRNTALDRVAALKKERDELSQLREELSARLEVYRQTTIANLEREVEILRKKVEVSQAQDLVAQVDLNRRMELESKGILTQKLVEAARAAGVATGGEVEISNLTVDQLQQRLNAVRQGIFVFGDGQNDVPYSRQREDEVTVRISDLNSRIAENETRAAEAQKQLIEEENRVGSLESAIATAPFDGVVWSRSIVNGSNVVLNNELMRLLDCREMFVDILVPEVNYDEIYPGLAAQVRLFGRSDVFKGAVISVRGSSAAVETDSFAASLPPSTQRNARIRVHLDPSFMNEDFANFCQVGRTVQVRFPKHGISVSNWVKNLWFSIL; from the coding sequence ATGATCTGGAACCATCGCATCACACGCATTCTTGTCGGTCTACTTATACTGGCACTCGTGATCATCGTCTCGTTGCCTGCGATCACCGGGTTTACGAGCCTTGACGGTACGGTCAACGCGCGTTTCGCTGTCGTTAATGCCCCAATCGATGGCACGATTGCAGAAGAGCCTCTCAAGGTCGGTAGCCCGGCAAAAGGGGGCCAGGCCCTCGCAGAGATCAGAAATCCGCGCGTCAATCGCGCGATTCTCGCCTCACTCGAAGCGGATCGCAACACAGCGCTCGACCGCGTCGCAGCGCTGAAAAAGGAGCGGGACGAGCTCTCCCAACTTCGCGAAGAGCTATCTGCTCGATTGGAGGTCTATAGGCAAACCACCATTGCCAATCTTGAACGCGAAGTCGAAATCCTGCGGAAGAAAGTCGAGGTGTCGCAAGCCCAGGATCTGGTCGCGCAGGTCGACCTGAACCGCCGGATGGAGCTTGAGTCAAAAGGCATTCTTACGCAGAAGCTGGTTGAGGCTGCCCGCGCTGCCGGAGTTGCGACTGGCGGCGAGGTCGAAATCAGCAATTTAACGGTCGATCAATTGCAACAGAGGCTCAATGCCGTCCGCCAAGGTATCTTTGTCTTCGGCGACGGACAGAATGATGTGCCTTATTCGCGACAGCGCGAGGACGAAGTTACCGTTCGCATCAGCGACTTGAACTCACGCATCGCGGAAAATGAGACACGCGCCGCGGAAGCTCAAAAGCAGTTGATCGAAGAGGAAAACCGCGTCGGAAGCCTTGAATCTGCAATAGCAACAGCGCCGTTTGACGGCGTTGTTTGGAGCAGGAGTATCGTCAACGGTTCGAATGTCGTGCTTAATAACGAGCTGATGCGCCTCCTCGACTGTCGGGAGATGTTTGTCGATATCCTTGTTCCCGAGGTCAATTATGACGAGATCTATCCGGGACTTGCCGCGCAAGTGCGCTTGTTCGGCCGCAGCGATGTCTTCAAGGGTGCGGTCATTTCCGTAAGAGGCAGCTCGGCGGCTGTAGAGACCGATTCCTTTGCAGCCAGTCTGCCACCATCGACACAGCGTAACGCTCGCATTCGGGTCCACCTCGATCCATCCTTCATGAACGAGGATTTTGCGAACTTCTGCCAAGTGGGGCGCACCGTGCAGGTGCGGTTTCCCAAACACGGCATCTCGGTGTCCAATTGGGTTAAAAACCTGTGGTTCAGTATCTTGTAG